A genomic stretch from Petrimonas mucosa includes:
- the ispE gene encoding 4-(cytidine 5'-diphospho)-2-C-methyl-D-erythritol kinase has protein sequence MICFPNAKINLGLNIVSRRTDGYHNLETLFYPVGVRDALEIIPTGEDTGYRFFQRGLKIEGETGENLVVKALKVISAEKRIPAIDIHLLKRIPFGAGLGGGSSDAAFMLKLLNDTFSLGYTLPELEERAARIGADSPFFIRNRPALAKGIGNLLEEVELDLSGYFFVLVKPNITVSTREAYALVSPSIPEVPLEEVVKRPVSEWKELMKNDFEPSVFKKYPEICKIKEELYANGALYASMSGSGSSVYALFEKATEIRFDNCWVWKNKEL, from the coding sequence ATGATCTGTTTTCCCAACGCTAAAATAAACTTAGGACTGAACATAGTTTCGAGACGAACCGACGGGTACCACAACCTTGAGACCCTTTTCTATCCCGTCGGGGTAAGGGATGCACTGGAGATCATTCCAACGGGGGAAGATACCGGATACCGGTTCTTTCAGAGAGGCCTGAAAATTGAGGGAGAGACCGGGGAGAACCTGGTAGTGAAGGCCCTGAAGGTGATCTCGGCGGAAAAGAGAATTCCAGCCATCGATATTCACCTGCTCAAAAGGATCCCTTTCGGAGCAGGACTGGGTGGTGGTTCATCCGATGCCGCCTTCATGCTGAAATTGTTGAACGACACCTTCTCGCTCGGTTACACCTTGCCGGAGCTGGAAGAGAGGGCGGCAAGGATCGGCGCCGACTCTCCTTTCTTTATCAGAAACAGACCCGCCCTGGCAAAAGGCATCGGCAACCTGTTGGAAGAGGTTGAGCTCGACTTGAGCGGTTACTTCTTCGTGCTGGTAAAACCCAACATTACCGTCTCAACGAGAGAGGCATACGCCCTGGTTTCGCCTTCGATCCCCGAGGTGCCGCTGGAGGAGGTAGTCAAAAGGCCGGTCTCCGAGTGGAAAGAACTTATGAAAAACGATTTCGAGCCCTCGGTTTTCAAAAAATATCCCGAAATTTGCAAGATAAAAGAAGAATTGTACGCCAACGGAGCGCTATATGCCTCCATGTCCGGCTCCGGATCTTCGGTTTATGCTCTTTTTGAGAAGGCGACGGAGATCAGATTCGACAACTGTTGGGTATGGAAAAACAAAGAATTATGA
- a CDS encoding S9 family peptidase → MRHNILLIALGMLLPLSAQQKYMPAGIRSFAPVTVYQPVLLDSTDLKASKFSDETLLSYFVSFPAHERFTTELKPDTAGFFHLPKPDKGYTLQLLSFFVNGNRYGKGKLTITSPNLLELYVNDVKRATKTTANDSLHHSGSVDATLNGFTNNARVIIKLLASAESKAGPAVKIELKPEQEDSLLQFTFNNTDKRRITINDILEGKRINGSSISPSGRFLLLNLRETMKGGENRDYIEIYDTKQKRTLLSEIANRSQLGWMPKSDQLYYVSDNSDGRTIYLLDPLTSETKVMAERLPKERFHIAPDEKSMFYSSRETLSVTTPSGLRRMIGIDDRQTGYRDRTYIYRYFFETGVVQQITFGRQSASLNDITDDVRYLLFSTSEEDLSQRPFRKSSLYMLDLATMTVDTIWKDQAYTYSAQFSPDGKKLLIHGAPEAFNGIGLNIDEGQIANSYDTQSFIMDLATRKVDPVTKYFNPSITAQEWNPGDNFIYYRVEEADRVNVYRYMPDRRKFEKLPLKEDVIRSFDISRNGRWATYTGVSVSNSNRGYLLDLKTGESTLISDPYAKQLNTLELGEVVDWKFTSSFGDEIDGRYYLPPNFDPAKKYPLIVYYYGGTSPTSRGFESTYPLHVYAAQDYVVYTLQPSGTTGYGQEFSARHVNAWGERTAEEIIEGVQQFVAAHPFVDGTKVGNIGASYGGFMTQYLITKTDIFTASVSHAGISNITSYWGEGYWGYSYSAGASAGSYPWNNPKLYTEQSPLFHADKINTPLLLLHGTADTNVPIGESIQMYTALKLLNKPVEFIQVEGENHAIYNYDKRIAWNNAIYAWFAKWLKGDSRWWDSMFGEGEKEK, encoded by the coding sequence ATGAGACATAACATCCTATTGATCGCACTCGGCATGCTTTTGCCGCTCTCAGCGCAACAGAAATATATGCCTGCCGGCATCCGTTCGTTTGCGCCCGTTACCGTTTATCAGCCGGTATTACTCGACAGCACCGATCTCAAAGCGAGCAAGTTTTCAGACGAGACACTGCTCTCCTACTTCGTTTCGTTTCCGGCCCATGAGCGTTTCACTACAGAACTCAAGCCCGACACTGCCGGATTCTTCCACCTACCGAAACCGGATAAGGGGTACACGCTCCAGTTGCTCTCCTTTTTCGTTAACGGCAACCGTTACGGGAAAGGAAAGCTGACCATCACATCGCCTAATCTGCTTGAACTGTACGTAAACGACGTAAAGCGAGCTACCAAAACAACGGCAAACGACAGCCTGCATCACTCGGGATCGGTCGACGCCACCCTGAACGGGTTTACAAACAATGCACGGGTCATCATCAAACTGCTGGCATCTGCAGAAAGCAAAGCCGGGCCGGCAGTCAAGATTGAACTGAAACCCGAGCAGGAGGACTCACTGCTCCAATTCACCTTCAACAACACCGATAAGCGGCGCATTACAATCAACGATATCCTGGAGGGAAAACGGATAAACGGCTCTTCCATCTCGCCTAGCGGCAGATTTCTGTTGCTCAACCTGCGGGAGACGATGAAAGGTGGAGAAAACCGCGATTATATAGAGATTTACGATACGAAACAGAAGCGTACTCTCCTGTCGGAGATTGCAAACCGTTCGCAACTCGGTTGGATGCCGAAATCCGACCAGCTTTACTACGTGTCAGACAACAGCGATGGCAGAACGATCTACCTGCTAGATCCGTTGACATCGGAGACAAAGGTCATGGCGGAACGGCTCCCCAAAGAAAGATTCCATATCGCACCGGACGAAAAATCGATGTTCTACTCCTCCAGAGAGACCCTTTCGGTCACCACGCCAAGCGGACTAAGGAGGATGATCGGTATCGACGACCGGCAGACCGGTTACCGCGACAGGACCTACATCTACCGATATTTCTTCGAGACAGGAGTTGTCCAGCAGATCACTTTCGGTAGGCAAAGCGCCTCGCTCAACGACATCACCGACGATGTGAGGTATCTGCTTTTCTCTACCTCGGAAGAAGACCTGTCACAACGGCCATTCAGAAAGAGTAGCCTCTACATGCTCGATCTTGCCACCATGACCGTTGACACCATATGGAAAGATCAGGCCTACACCTATTCGGCACAATTTTCTCCCGATGGTAAAAAATTGCTGATTCACGGCGCTCCCGAAGCATTTAACGGCATCGGACTGAATATCGACGAAGGGCAGATAGCCAACAGCTACGATACGCAGTCGTTCATCATGGATCTGGCAACCCGCAAGGTTGACCCCGTAACGAAATATTTCAACCCGTCGATCACTGCCCAGGAGTGGAATCCAGGTGATAACTTCATCTACTACCGCGTGGAGGAGGCGGATCGTGTGAACGTATACCGCTACATGCCCGACAGACGAAAGTTTGAAAAACTCCCGTTGAAGGAGGATGTGATCCGCTCGTTCGACATTTCCAGAAACGGAAGGTGGGCTACCTATACGGGAGTGAGCGTTTCAAACTCCAACAGGGGGTATCTGCTCGATCTGAAAACGGGCGAATCCACCCTTATCTCAGATCCTTACGCCAAACAGCTCAACACCCTGGAGCTGGGCGAAGTGGTAGACTGGAAGTTCACCAGCAGCTTCGGCGATGAGATTGACGGCAGGTACTATCTGCCTCCTAACTTCGATCCCGCCAAGAAATATCCGCTTATCGTATATTACTATGGCGGTACAAGTCCCACCTCCCGCGGGTTCGAAAGCACCTATCCTCTACACGTGTATGCTGCCCAGGACTATGTTGTCTATACGCTGCAACCGAGTGGCACCACCGGATACGGGCAGGAGTTCTCTGCCCGGCACGTGAATGCCTGGGGAGAACGGACAGCTGAAGAGATCATTGAAGGCGTGCAACAGTTTGTTGCGGCCCATCCCTTTGTCGACGGCACGAAGGTCGGAAACATAGGTGCTTCCTACGGCGGTTTCATGACCCAGTACCTGATTACTAAAACCGATATCTTTACCGCATCGGTTTCGCATGCAGGAATCAGCAACATTACCAGCTACTGGGGCGAAGGGTATTGGGGCTATTCATACAGTGCCGGTGCTAGTGCTGGCAGCTATCCGTGGAACAATCCAAAGCTCTACACGGAACAAAGCCCCCTCTTCCATGCGGACAAGATAAATACCCCTCTGTTGCTGCTGCACGGTACGGCCGATACGAATGTTCCCATTGGAGAGAGTATACAGATGTACACGGCATTGAAGCTGCTGAACAAGCCGGTTGAATTCATCCAGGTGGAAGGCGAGAACCATGCCATCTACAATTACGACAAGCGTATCGCGTGGAACAATGCGATTTACGCATGGTTTGCCAAGTGGTTGAAAGGCGACTCACGATGGTGGGATTCAATGTTCGGAGAGGGAGAGAAAGAGAAATAG
- a CDS encoding inositol monophosphatase family protein, with product MIDIDKLRSNVEEIARIAGSFLKEQQSALRQSDIELKGTRNFVTHIDTEAERMVVEKLDGLIPDATFLTEEGTVEYADGRYTWIIDPLDGTTNYVHGDTPFSVSIALMKDLRTILGVVYDPVADELFSACSRGDATLNGQPVRTSSQPTLTNGYIGFGIPYSMDEQGEQILRNAAEQYRKCSFRIKGSAAIEICYVACGRSDAYFHSGLSPWDVAAGTFILECAGGRCTDFSGGSDYLFNKELVASNGKIHQEIMEKIINYGRK from the coding sequence ATGATTGATATTGACAAGCTTCGTAGCAACGTTGAAGAGATTGCCCGTATCGCGGGCAGTTTTCTGAAAGAGCAACAGTCGGCGCTGCGCCAATCGGATATCGAATTGAAAGGCACACGAAACTTCGTGACGCATATCGATACCGAGGCTGAAAGAATGGTGGTGGAAAAGTTGGACGGGCTCATCCCCGATGCCACCTTCCTCACTGAAGAGGGTACTGTTGAGTATGCCGACGGACGTTATACATGGATCATTGATCCGCTGGACGGAACCACTAACTACGTTCATGGCGACACCCCCTTTTCGGTAAGTATTGCCCTGATGAAAGACCTCAGAACCATTCTGGGTGTTGTATATGATCCTGTTGCCGACGAACTCTTTTCGGCATGCAGCAGAGGGGATGCCACACTCAACGGACAACCGGTCAGAACCAGCTCGCAGCCAACCCTCACCAACGGATATATCGGGTTTGGCATCCCCTACTCGATGGATGAACAGGGAGAGCAGATACTCAGGAATGCAGCGGAACAGTACCGCAAATGCAGCTTCCGGATAAAAGGATCGGCAGCCATTGAGATCTGTTACGTAGCCTGCGGAAGGAGCGATGCCTATTTCCATTCGGGCCTGTCGCCTTGGGATGTGGCTGCCGGAACCTTTATCCTGGAGTGTGCCGGAGGTAGATGTACCGACTTTTCCGGGGGGAGCGACTATCTCTTCAACAAGGAGTTGGTAGCCAGCAACGGAAAGATTCATCAGGAGATAATGGAAAAGATCATCAATTACGGCAGAAAATAA
- the zupT gene encoding zinc transporter ZupT — MESQVVTTAFLLTLFAGLSTGIGSLISLIAKRTNTNFLSIALGLSAGVMIYVSFMEMLPSSLNMLTETFGEKRANLYTFLALFGGIAFIALIDLLVPKSSNPHEMHGVEEMKRDTQRLRHTGIITALTIGIHNFPEGIATFMTAVNSLEVAIPITVAIAIHNIPEGIAVAVPIYHATGSRKKAFWLSFSSGLAEPIGAIIAYFFLIRFWNPVLDALILAIIAGVMIYISLDELLPSAEKYGKHHLSIIGLVTGMVIMAISLYLFI, encoded by the coding sequence ATGGAAAGTCAAGTTGTTACTACCGCATTTCTTCTAACGCTCTTTGCTGGTCTCTCAACCGGTATCGGGAGCTTGATTTCCCTGATCGCCAAACGCACCAACACCAATTTTCTGAGTATCGCATTGGGTTTGTCGGCCGGGGTAATGATCTACGTCTCATTTATGGAGATGCTGCCCAGCTCACTCAATATGCTAACCGAAACATTCGGTGAGAAGAGAGCAAACCTCTATACCTTCCTGGCTCTCTTTGGCGGAATCGCCTTTATCGCACTTATCGACTTGCTTGTACCCAAGTCGAGCAATCCGCACGAGATGCACGGCGTGGAAGAGATGAAGCGAGATACTCAGCGGCTAAGGCACACCGGTATCATTACCGCGCTCACCATAGGAATCCACAACTTTCCCGAAGGAATTGCCACATTCATGACAGCGGTCAACTCGCTGGAGGTGGCCATACCGATCACCGTAGCCATAGCCATCCACAATATTCCGGAAGGGATCGCAGTGGCCGTGCCCATCTATCACGCCACGGGAAGCAGAAAAAAAGCATTCTGGCTTTCCTTCTCGTCGGGGCTGGCTGAACCGATAGGAGCCATTATCGCCTACTTCTTCCTGATCAGGTTCTGGAACCCGGTGCTCGATGCACTTATTCTGGCCATAATTGCCGGAGTAATGATCTACATATCGCTGGATGAATTGCTTCCAAGTGCCGAAAAGTACGGGAAGCATCACCTCTCTATCATCGGTCTGGTTACCGGAATGGTGATTATGGCAATCAGCCTCTATCTCTTTATCTGA
- a CDS encoding DUF2461 domain-containing protein: MKSVPPFSGFTPDTIQFLVDLKENNFRQWFEDHRELYEIELLQPFRALVNTLSPVMYAIDPLFELRPHKVLSRIYRDIRFSRNKDPYNTCLWMSFQRMGTSWENFPGYFMELNTEQVLLGMGLYAPKRKVMDAFRERVETEPGAFREMVEEKVIGRGFSVEGECYKKPINNSLPDFFQPWMNRKAVYVMKKLPVSDKRIYTQELASLLADDFTHLADLYRLMVEVREEVTPI; this comes from the coding sequence ATGAAAAGCGTGCCTCCATTCTCGGGTTTCACCCCCGACACCATTCAGTTTCTGGTCGATCTCAAGGAGAACAACTTTCGCCAGTGGTTCGAGGATCATCGCGAACTTTACGAGATTGAACTGTTACAGCCATTCCGGGCATTGGTCAACACACTATCACCGGTAATGTATGCCATCGATCCGTTGTTTGAGCTCCGTCCACACAAAGTGTTGTCGCGTATTTACCGCGATATCCGCTTCTCAAGGAACAAGGATCCCTACAACACCTGCCTCTGGATGAGTTTCCAGCGTATGGGTACGTCGTGGGAGAATTTTCCGGGATATTTCATGGAACTCAATACCGAGCAGGTATTGTTGGGTATGGGACTCTATGCTCCCAAACGGAAAGTGATGGATGCCTTCAGGGAGAGAGTTGAAACCGAGCCCGGGGCCTTTCGGGAGATGGTGGAGGAGAAGGTGATCGGACGCGGATTTTCAGTCGAAGGTGAATGCTACAAAAAGCCGATCAACAATTCGCTGCCCGATTTTTTTCAACCCTGGATGAACCGGAAGGCGGTTTACGTGATGAAGAAGCTTCCCGTCTCCGACAAAAGAATTTACACCCAAGAACTCGCCAGCCTGCTGGCAGACGATTTTACGCATCTGGCCGACTTATACCGGCTGATGGTGGAGGTCAGGGAAGAAGTTACACCCATATAG
- a CDS encoding TolC family protein, with protein MRVKQLSIILLMACGGLRLSTAVAQGSDSLRIDLNTALEIALSENPKVKVADMEITKKVYAKKSAYGALLPQFDLIGQYQRAIQRQTVYFDGGLGLGGSIDPTKFTEDELKIVETVGKMFASDPESADEGFQMGRLNVYTAGLNVSMPLVVPSLWKNIQMSQVDIELAMEKARSSRIDLANQVKKSFYSLLLAQDSYEVFKKTYATDSLNLENIRDRFKQGIVAEYDVITADVRLKSLIPSILQSENMMKIAELQLKMLMGMDSDIPLKVVGSLDDYRDSMFDTIIPADTTLMDNSDIKQFDLQTDMARKGYEMQKLQFAPSLVSTFNYLYMSQNNDFKFGQYRWDPYSTLGITLSIPLFNGGQRYNNLKQSGIQLHQLSEQRKEVERGLKLSIKNNWNLMAKSMEQVVASESAVEQARKGYQITQKRYETGMGTIVEVNSAALAITNAELQYRNAIYDYLAAKADLEKVLGYDITPLQIKE; from the coding sequence ATGAGAGTTAAACAGTTAAGCATCATTTTATTGATGGCCTGTGGAGGGTTGAGATTGTCCACAGCAGTTGCACAAGGTTCAGACAGTTTGCGGATTGATCTGAACACCGCTTTGGAGATCGCCCTCAGCGAGAATCCCAAGGTGAAGGTTGCCGATATGGAGATCACGAAAAAGGTGTATGCCAAGAAATCGGCCTATGGAGCACTGCTTCCACAGTTCGATCTCATCGGTCAATACCAGCGCGCCATACAACGTCAAACCGTCTATTTCGACGGGGGACTCGGATTGGGCGGCAGTATAGACCCGACCAAATTTACTGAAGATGAGTTGAAAATTGTGGAAACGGTGGGGAAGATGTTCGCGTCCGATCCGGAAAGTGCAGATGAGGGTTTTCAGATGGGTCGTCTGAATGTCTATACCGCCGGATTGAACGTAAGCATGCCGTTGGTTGTTCCCTCGCTCTGGAAAAACATTCAGATGAGCCAGGTAGATATTGAACTTGCCATGGAGAAGGCCCGTTCTTCGCGCATCGACCTGGCGAACCAGGTGAAGAAGTCGTTTTACTCCCTGTTGCTGGCACAGGACAGCTACGAGGTGTTCAAGAAGACATATGCCACCGATTCGCTCAACCTGGAAAATATCCGCGACCGGTTCAAACAGGGCATTGTAGCCGAATATGATGTGATTACTGCCGATGTGAGGCTTAAAAGCCTGATCCCAAGTATTCTCCAGTCTGAAAACATGATGAAGATTGCTGAATTGCAGCTGAAGATGCTTATGGGGATGGACAGCGATATCCCGTTGAAGGTTGTAGGGTCGCTCGACGACTACCGCGACTCCATGTTCGATACGATTATCCCCGCAGATACCACGCTCATGGATAATAGTGATATTAAACAGTTTGATCTGCAGACCGATATGGCAAGAAAGGGGTATGAGATGCAGAAACTGCAGTTTGCCCCTTCGCTTGTTTCTACCTTCAACTATCTCTACATGAGCCAGAACAACGACTTCAAGTTCGGTCAATACCGCTGGGATCCATATTCCACGCTGGGTATCACGCTCTCCATCCCGCTGTTTAACGGCGGACAGCGCTACAACAACCTGAAACAGTCTGGAATACAGCTCCATCAGCTGAGTGAGCAGCGAAAAGAGGTGGAGCGCGGCCTGAAACTCTCCATCAAGAACAATTGGAACCTGATGGCAAAAAGCATGGAGCAGGTAGTGGCCTCCGAATCGGCTGTGGAACAGGCCCGTAAAGGATACCAGATCACACAGAAACGGTACGAGACAGGTATGGGCACCATTGTTGAAGTAAATTCTGCGGCACTGGCCATTACCAATGCAGAACTGCAGTACCGCAATGCCATTTACGATTACCTGGCTGCCAAGGCCGACCTGGAAAAGGTGTTGGGCTACGATATTACACCATTGCAAATCAAGGAATGA
- a CDS encoding TetR/AcrR family transcriptional regulator, producing the protein MTLKERIVSKAGTLFYQYGIKSVSMDDLASSLGISKRTLYENFRDKEEVLLTYLAALREERNNKILEVINRSENMIEVFLYFIEYHKNKELPSIKFYEDIYKYYPRIYKLIQQDNEENKVHIREYLQKGIEQGYIRENLNVDVAAFLVEESTYTYIRAAYLKKPPFSFQELFFTMMVNFIRGISTHKGIQIIDNYLASKS; encoded by the coding sequence ATGACACTAAAAGAACGAATCGTATCAAAAGCGGGCACTCTTTTTTACCAGTACGGAATTAAAAGTGTTTCCATGGACGACCTTGCCTCTTCCTTGGGGATCTCAAAACGAACACTTTACGAGAACTTCCGGGATAAGGAGGAGGTGTTGCTGACCTATCTGGCTGCATTGCGGGAGGAGAGGAACAACAAGATTCTGGAGGTAATAAACCGCTCGGAAAACATGATAGAGGTGTTTCTTTATTTCATTGAGTACCACAAGAACAAGGAACTGCCCTCCATCAAGTTTTATGAAGATATCTACAAATATTATCCCCGGATCTACAAGCTGATCCAACAGGATAATGAAGAGAACAAGGTACATATTAGGGAGTATCTTCAGAAAGGAATTGAGCAGGGGTATATCCGTGAGAACCTGAATGTGGATGTTGCGGCTTTTTTGGTTGAGGAGAGCACATATACCTATATCCGTGCCGCCTATCTCAAAAAACCACCTTTCTCTTTTCAGGAGCTGTTTTTTACGATGATGGTGAATTTTATCCGTGGAATCTCCACCCATAAAGGAATTCAGATCATTGATAATTATCTGGCAAGTAAATCATAA
- a CDS encoding LytR/AlgR family response regulator transcription factor, producing the protein MLAISGLCIVYATVQAWAFGWLVSFPFLQLMLDGMVNGLCLTALSYLLWKVIKYGNFETLEFYQRLINYAALGLLSIAIWTGLCYLSAYSIFDPDKWSEAISMLPLKAFIALLIYLLMIQLFRMGLAVAGVESQRQTEEETEEETEEEIAGMDNHRTEEIEMLERIVVKSGQKIDVIRVAEIVYFQAEGDYVRIFTDSGKYLKEETMKYFQSHLPDGQFIRVHRSYLVNTSKILRIELYEKQNQLLTLSNGDKIKISASGYKRLREKLGL; encoded by the coding sequence ATGCTGGCGATATCGGGTCTCTGTATCGTCTATGCGACCGTGCAGGCATGGGCATTCGGTTGGCTTGTATCTTTCCCGTTTCTTCAGCTGATGTTGGACGGGATGGTGAACGGATTGTGTCTCACCGCTCTGAGCTACCTGCTCTGGAAGGTGATTAAATATGGAAATTTTGAAACACTGGAGTTTTACCAGCGGCTGATCAATTATGCCGCACTCGGTCTTCTGAGCATAGCAATATGGACAGGTCTCTGCTACCTCTCGGCCTATTCTATTTTCGATCCGGATAAATGGTCTGAAGCTATCAGCATGCTTCCGCTGAAAGCTTTCATTGCATTACTGATCTACCTGCTGATGATACAGCTTTTCAGGATGGGTCTTGCAGTAGCGGGTGTGGAGTCTCAACGGCAAACCGAAGAGGAGACCGAAGAGGAGACCGAGGAGGAGATAGCAGGTATGGATAACCACAGGACAGAAGAGATCGAGATGCTTGAACGCATTGTGGTAAAGTCGGGACAGAAAATAGATGTGATACGGGTTGCGGAGATTGTCTATTTTCAGGCCGAAGGTGATTATGTGAGGATTTTTACCGACTCCGGAAAGTATCTGAAAGAGGAAACCATGAAATATTTCCAATCTCATCTGCCAGACGGTCAGTTTATCAGGGTACATCGTTCTTATCTGGTCAACACATCGAAAATCCTGCGTATCGAGTTGTATGAAAAGCAAAATCAGTTGCTCACCCTAAGTAATGGCGACAAGATAAAAATCAGCGCTTCCGGCTATAAACGGCTACGGGAAAAGTTGGGCTTATAG
- a CDS encoding efflux RND transporter periplasmic adaptor subunit: MKKHNLVKLLPVLAAALLASCAGKGASENTEGEASKKRSVRVETVQLVPVDQITTFTASVEADQVNNIAPAMGGRIRKIYVDVGSKVRMGQAVAAMDAASYTQQETQVSTLRRDFERYQELYAVGGISKQQLDQLRTQLEVAETALKNLGENTTLVSPINGVVTARNYDPGDVAMQLPILTIENINPVKVVVNVSESYYSRVQLGMPVEVTVDALGSETFTGKVSLIHPTFDPVSHTFTVEISVANSDMRLRPGMYARVKMNFGTIERPLITDMAVLKQVGSNDRYVFVEKDGKAHYVVVELGARIGNKYEIISGLNADDRIIIQGNNGLIDGTEVEVVE; the protein is encoded by the coding sequence ATGAAAAAGCACAATTTAGTGAAGTTACTCCCTGTGCTGGCAGCAGCACTGCTTGCCTCCTGTGCAGGAAAAGGGGCTTCGGAGAATACCGAAGGCGAGGCATCCAAGAAGAGAAGCGTTCGTGTAGAGACGGTACAACTGGTACCCGTGGATCAGATTACCACTTTTACCGCATCGGTCGAGGCCGATCAGGTAAACAACATAGCCCCGGCCATGGGCGGTCGAATCCGTAAGATCTATGTGGATGTGGGTTCAAAGGTTCGCATGGGGCAAGCTGTCGCGGCCATGGATGCTGCAAGTTATACCCAACAGGAGACGCAGGTCTCCACACTCCGGAGAGATTTCGAACGTTACCAGGAGCTCTATGCAGTGGGTGGCATCTCCAAGCAGCAGCTCGACCAGCTCCGTACCCAGCTTGAAGTTGCCGAGACGGCCCTTAAGAATCTGGGCGAGAATACCACCCTGGTGAGTCCCATCAACGGTGTGGTAACCGCACGCAACTACGATCCGGGAGATGTGGCCATGCAGCTGCCTATCCTCACCATCGAGAATATCAACCCGGTGAAGGTGGTGGTCAACGTTTCGGAATCTTATTACAGCCGGGTCCAGTTGGGCATGCCGGTTGAGGTGACCGTCGATGCGCTGGGGAGTGAAACCTTTACTGGAAAGGTGTCGCTTATCCATCCGACATTTGATCCGGTTTCCCATACATTTACCGTTGAGATTTCCGTTGCCAATTCCGATATGCGGCTTCGTCCAGGGATGTATGCCCGCGTAAAGATGAACTTCGGTACCATCGAACGGCCCCTTATCACCGATATGGCGGTGCTGAAGCAGGTGGGTTCGAACGACCGTTATGTCTTCGTGGAGAAAGATGGGAAGGCCCACTACGTGGTAGTAGAGCTGGGCGCCAGGATCGGCAACAAGTATGAGATCATTTCGGGACTGAATGCCGACGACCGGATCATCATCCAGGGCAACAACGGCCTGATTGACGGAACCGAAGTTGAAGTGGTGGAATAA
- a CDS encoding LiaF domain-containing protein: protein MENGKEQLKLSGRSKGGLFGFLLVLVGTLLLAFNFGWIDPTLRYVIFSWPALFLLFTIVALFRREFLAMFFWLALAAFFLLPRIAQLYPDALPGVDESFAETYWPILLILFGVGVILKIVFGTKSCRHRHLHRPYENVKVDGGNGVYIREVLFSGIEDIFLEPLFRGGQIQVVFGGVELDLRRTTLPEGDTILHVEAVFGGIKLYLPDDWVVIPKVRTVMGGVENKHFSRSTGEGASRRLIITGEMVFGGCEIG from the coding sequence ATGGAAAATGGTAAAGAACAATTGAAATTGTCAGGCAGATCCAAAGGCGGCCTTTTCGGTTTTCTGCTTGTTCTGGTAGGGACGTTGCTTCTTGCATTTAATTTTGGCTGGATCGACCCTACATTGCGTTACGTCATCTTCTCCTGGCCCGCCCTGTTTCTCCTGTTTACAATTGTTGCCCTGTTCAGGAGAGAATTCCTGGCCATGTTTTTCTGGCTTGCCCTGGCTGCTTTCTTTCTGTTGCCCCGTATAGCACAACTCTACCCTGATGCTTTGCCGGGAGTGGACGAGAGTTTTGCCGAAACATACTGGCCTATACTATTGATACTTTTCGGAGTAGGGGTAATCCTGAAAATTGTGTTTGGTACAAAAAGTTGCCGGCATCGTCATCTCCATCGCCCGTATGAAAATGTGAAGGTGGATGGAGGCAACGGGGTCTATATCCGTGAAGTTCTCTTCAGCGGAATTGAGGATATCTTTCTCGAGCCTCTCTTCAGGGGAGGGCAGATACAGGTGGTTTTTGGCGGAGTTGAGCTCGACCTGCGTCGTACGACACTGCCCGAAGGCGATACCATCCTGCATGTGGAAGCTGTCTTTGGCGGGATTAAACTTTATCTTCCCGACGACTGGGTGGTAATACCGAAGGTAAGAACAGTCATGGGTGGAGTGGAGAATAAGCATTTCTCCAGATCGACGGGCGAAGGTGCCTCGCGCAGGTTGATCATCACGGGTGAGATGGTTTTCGGAGGATGTGAAATCGGGTAG